In the Thermococcus sp. MAR1 genome, one interval contains:
- a CDS encoding peroxiredoxin has product MNLMEVRVLDEEGKEVSLQEVLSGKWTVLYVYPKDNTPGCTTEAKEFTELLPEFEKLGFQVIGVSKDSVKSHMKFKEKHGLKVMLLSDPEAKLIRALGAWGKKKRYGKEYEGVIRSTFIFDPNGEIVWKKLNVRAKGHAAKVLEEAKKLVSGS; this is encoded by the coding sequence ATGAATCTGATGGAAGTTAGGGTTCTCGATGAAGAGGGAAAGGAAGTTTCGCTCCAAGAGGTTCTGAGTGGTAAGTGGACTGTTCTCTACGTCTATCCCAAGGACAACACGCCGGGTTGCACCACTGAGGCAAAGGAGTTCACGGAACTCCTTCCTGAGTTCGAAAAGCTGGGCTTTCAGGTGATAGGTGTCTCGAAGGACTCCGTGAAGAGCCACATGAAATTCAAAGAGAAGCACGGGCTGAAAGTCATGTTACTTAGCGACCCTGAGGCGAAGCTGATAAGGGCCCTCGGGGCCTGGGGCAAGAAGAAGCGCTACGGGAAAGAGTACGAGGGGGTGATAAGGAGCACGTTCATATTCGACCCGAACGGCGAAATCGTCTGGAAAAAACTCAACGTCCGGGCAAAAGGGCACGCGGCAAAGGTTCTGGAGGAAGCGAAAAAGCTGGTCAGCGGTTCATAG
- the trmY gene encoding tRNA (pseudouridine(54)-N(1))-methyltransferase TrmY: MRTFIIKANKAHTVPDFKLKDLPGTSGRIDLLCRFLNSAFLLSHGFRKNVRVWLSLYGPPNPPKAIRFEGREMRPKTLNPDELSTAKLIIRALKAAEGLKGPSKETEVLPGIYVSNMTFEDIIRRTLKGSTLYYLHEEGRPITDVSFPQNVAFVLGDHEGLMEEDEAFLAGIAQKISVGRKSYLASHVVAYVNIFLDSLTPPP; encoded by the coding sequence GTGAGAACGTTCATAATTAAGGCCAACAAAGCCCATACCGTTCCGGATTTCAAACTCAAGGATCTCCCGGGCACAAGCGGCAGAATAGACCTTTTGTGCAGGTTCCTAAACTCCGCTTTTCTTCTATCCCACGGTTTCAGAAAAAACGTCAGGGTGTGGCTGAGTCTCTATGGCCCGCCAAACCCGCCGAAGGCGATAAGGTTTGAGGGTCGGGAGATGAGGCCCAAGACTCTCAACCCCGATGAACTCAGCACCGCCAAGCTGATAATCCGTGCCCTTAAAGCCGCTGAAGGCTTGAAGGGGCCGAGCAAAGAGACCGAAGTTCTTCCGGGCATCTACGTGAGCAACATGACCTTTGAGGATATCATTAGAAGAACCCTCAAGGGCTCCACCCTCTACTACCTCCACGAGGAGGGGAGGCCGATAACCGACGTGAGCTTTCCCCAGAACGTCGCCTTCGTTCTCGGCGACCATGAAGGGTTAATGGAAGAAGACGAGGCATTTCTAGCAGGAATAGCACAAAAAATAAGCGTTGGAAGGAAGAGCTACCTTGCATCCCACGTGGTCGCCTACGTGAACATATTCCTCGACTCCCTCACTCCTCCGCCCTGA
- a CDS encoding MTH1187 family thiamine-binding protein: protein MAVAELCLFPLGTETPSVGEYLEPVLEVIRRSGLKYKLCPMGTVVEGSVEEILELVKACHEAILKAGAERVVISLRIDDRTDKPLTIEGKMRV, encoded by the coding sequence ATGGCGGTTGCCGAACTGTGCCTGTTCCCACTGGGAACGGAAACTCCGAGCGTGGGAGAGTACCTGGAGCCCGTACTGGAGGTCATCAGGAGGAGCGGCCTTAAATACAAGCTCTGTCCGATGGGAACGGTCGTTGAGGGTTCGGTGGAGGAAATCCTTGAGCTGGTGAAAGCCTGTCACGAGGCTATCCTCAAAGCGGGGGCAGAGAGGGTCGTCATAAGCCTTAGAATAGACGATAGAACCGATAAGCCCCTGACAATAGAGGGCAAGATGAGGGTGTGA
- a CDS encoding ubiquitin-like small modifier protein 1, whose product MRIKFYATFREMVGRKEVEVHGVKTVRELIEYLSKHYSPEIKKQLLETERVNEDKPVDGMILVNGHNVLHLNGLDTELKEDDEVHIFPPAGGG is encoded by the coding sequence ATGCGGATTAAATTCTACGCCACGTTTAGGGAGATGGTCGGAAGGAAGGAAGTAGAGGTTCACGGGGTAAAAACCGTGCGCGAGCTCATCGAGTATCTCTCGAAACACTACAGCCCAGAGATTAAAAAACAGCTCCTTGAAACGGAGCGCGTTAACGAGGACAAGCCCGTTGACGGAATGATACTCGTCAATGGCCACAACGTTCTTCACCTAAATGGGCTCGACACTGAACTTAAAGAAGATGATGAGGTTCACATATTCCCGCCAGCGGGGGGAGGGTGA
- a CDS encoding STT3 domain-containing protein — protein MVKTKVKEKRKKKGEKTSLPEYYQKFKTYGIPLIVLILAYVGFKIRNVTSNYKTFLDPDTFFHYEMYRIAINEWIPKYFAYADPPTGIKASGYLGLYTIQAVFYKIVSLFGYNTLGAFKLWPPFVGAMTIIAAYLLGRKLHSNWAGLWTAAFMMFSYANFSKTYSGNNRGEGPFMMFFLFAVFLLMVYLDEKSWNWKKVTSGALFLLMSVLYMAAWTGSTFGIGILLLFAGVTSVVFFIFGKMDALKGFVRDFFPLYGVSLLVGLGLSYTRFIGIKWFLIFAIEAFVALSVLVAIMLYGERAGLNYSDKKHRLGTVTVIAVLGILAVYGYFGRDLMKFLGSATQSNPLYQTVAELAKTDWNTIKTYYSVKTKDALIFVLSAVGFIIVAARFVRKLLKNDLTGHKEIFLVTYYIGSLYLLLLAVRFVFQASGAILLLAGVAIGEIFLFVEEMKESMTTKALYAVLLMLLFLPLPVIGAQYMNSIATNTAKSQGSVPSEWVNSLTWLKENSNPLDSATSWWDYGYWIESSLLSHRRSATDGGHAYDRRYIVADFFSHYGNESEQDFEAWELNYLIVWQQDIYKFNAISYLGGAITYGEYRSNPMFQVIPMQYIQYVNESGKTVVYINTGKYSYQPAFTIDLTKGRVIQGRGDIPYVLYVFQGYGLLAYQKIAFSNFVRLAFQIPFSFEPWDAQMLFANFKPVYNSGGVSTYEFRPFAVYRIDKFENGTWKAFYSTLGGGKLPLGEQKLRLWISAFGRDVKDATLIFEAYNGSVLVKREILAEGISMNHLNETPIEVNVTIPNATKYRFVLVQNGPVGVIDGPVYVDGKDVNPSYVLGEGKSGELKLTAAFREERTVDLYLRASIVYYVAPNGKDIYQEKFYLEPHQDIVTYVPVKGGISVNAGDNEITAQASMPDGVFEGYIQKLYQKYGEDRVVVVRKRVEPIFITKKEYVVWEG, from the coding sequence ATGGTAAAAACGAAAGTTAAGGAAAAACGAAAGAAGAAAGGGGAGAAAACTTCCCTCCCCGAGTACTATCAGAAGTTCAAGACCTACGGAATCCCCCTGATAGTCCTCATACTGGCCTACGTTGGCTTCAAGATAAGAAACGTCACCTCAAACTACAAGACCTTCCTTGACCCGGATACCTTCTTCCACTACGAGATGTACAGGATAGCCATCAACGAGTGGATTCCCAAATATTTTGCCTACGCTGATCCTCCAACCGGGATAAAGGCGAGTGGTTACCTCGGCCTCTACACCATTCAGGCAGTGTTCTACAAAATCGTCTCCCTCTTCGGCTACAATACGCTGGGAGCGTTCAAGCTCTGGCCGCCGTTCGTCGGGGCGATGACCATCATAGCAGCGTATCTCCTCGGAAGGAAGCTCCACTCCAACTGGGCCGGCCTCTGGACGGCAGCGTTCATGATGTTCTCCTACGCCAACTTCAGCAAGACCTATTCAGGCAACAACCGTGGTGAAGGGCCCTTCATGATGTTCTTCCTCTTCGCGGTCTTTCTGCTCATGGTATATCTCGATGAGAAGAGCTGGAACTGGAAAAAAGTCACCAGCGGGGCGCTGTTCCTCCTGATGAGTGTCCTCTACATGGCCGCATGGACTGGAAGCACTTTCGGTATTGGAATACTGCTGCTCTTTGCGGGCGTTACCTCGGTTGTGTTCTTCATTTTCGGGAAGATGGACGCTCTAAAAGGATTCGTCAGAGACTTTTTCCCGCTCTACGGCGTTTCCTTACTGGTTGGACTGGGCCTGTCTTATACAAGATTCATCGGCATAAAGTGGTTCCTGATCTTCGCCATTGAAGCATTCGTAGCCCTCAGCGTTCTCGTTGCAATAATGCTCTACGGCGAGCGGGCTGGATTGAACTACTCGGACAAGAAACACAGATTGGGTACCGTCACCGTTATCGCGGTCCTAGGAATACTGGCGGTCTACGGTTACTTCGGAAGGGATTTGATGAAGTTCTTGGGAAGTGCTACCCAGTCAAATCCCCTCTATCAAACGGTGGCAGAGCTTGCGAAGACAGACTGGAACACCATAAAGACATACTACAGCGTCAAAACCAAAGACGCCCTAATCTTCGTCCTTTCAGCGGTGGGCTTTATCATAGTCGCCGCGAGGTTCGTGAGGAAGCTCCTCAAGAACGACCTGACAGGCCACAAGGAGATATTCCTTGTCACATATTATATCGGCTCTCTGTATCTGCTACTCCTAGCGGTTCGTTTCGTGTTCCAAGCTTCGGGAGCCATACTCCTGCTGGCCGGCGTTGCCATAGGAGAGATCTTCCTCTTCGTTGAAGAGATGAAGGAGAGCATGACTACCAAGGCACTCTACGCCGTTCTTCTGATGCTCCTATTCCTGCCGTTGCCGGTCATCGGAGCCCAGTATATGAACAGCATAGCCACCAACACCGCGAAGAGCCAGGGTTCAGTTCCCTCCGAGTGGGTCAACTCCCTAACCTGGCTCAAGGAGAACAGCAACCCCCTAGACAGCGCCACCAGCTGGTGGGACTATGGCTACTGGATTGAGTCCAGTCTGCTCAGCCACAGACGCTCGGCAACGGACGGCGGTCACGCCTACGACAGGCGTTACATAGTTGCTGACTTCTTCTCCCACTACGGCAACGAGAGCGAGCAGGATTTCGAAGCCTGGGAGCTGAACTACCTCATCGTCTGGCAGCAGGACATCTACAAGTTCAACGCCATAAGCTACCTCGGAGGCGCGATAACATACGGTGAATACCGGAGCAACCCGATGTTCCAGGTCATACCCATGCAGTACATACAGTACGTCAACGAGAGCGGAAAGACCGTGGTGTACATCAACACCGGAAAGTACTCCTATCAGCCGGCTTTCACCATAGACCTCACCAAGGGGAGGGTCATACAGGGAAGGGGGGACATACCCTACGTCCTCTACGTCTTCCAGGGCTACGGGCTTCTGGCGTACCAGAAGATAGCCTTCAGCAACTTCGTGAGGCTGGCGTTCCAGATACCGTTCTCCTTCGAACCGTGGGACGCCCAGATGCTCTTTGCCAACTTCAAGCCGGTCTACAATTCCGGTGGAGTGTCGACCTACGAGTTCAGGCCCTTCGCCGTTTACAGGATCGACAAATTCGAGAACGGTACGTGGAAGGCCTTCTACAGCACGCTCGGTGGTGGAAAACTCCCGCTGGGAGAACAGAAGCTGAGGCTCTGGATATCTGCCTTCGGAAGGGACGTCAAAGACGCAACCCTCATCTTTGAGGCCTACAACGGCAGCGTGCTGGTGAAGAGGGAAATCCTAGCCGAGGGCATCAGCATGAACCACCTCAACGAGACTCCCATTGAGGTCAACGTTACCATACCCAACGCCACCAAGTACCGCTTCGTTCTGGTTCAGAACGGTCCGGTTGGAGTCATCGACGGACCGGTTTACGTCGATGGAAAGGATGTCAACCCGAGCTACGTTCTTGGCGAGGGCAAGAGCGGAGAGCTCAAGCTCACCGCCGCGTTCAGGGAGGAGCGTACTGTTGACCTCTACCTCCGGGCGAGCATTGTCTACTACGTCGCACCCAACGGCAAGGACATCTACCAGGAGAAGTTCTACCTCGAACCCCACCAGGACATCGTAACCTACGTGCCTGTCAAGGGCGGAATAAGCGTCAACGCGGGGGACAACGAGATAACCGCCCAGGCATCGATGCCCGACGGCGTCTTTGAGGGCTACATTCAGAAGCTCTACCAGAAGTACGGTGAGGACAGGGTCGTCGTGGTCAGGAAGAGGGTGGAGCCAATCTTCATTACAAAGAAGGAGTACGTGGTGTGGGAGGGCTAA
- a CDS encoding radical SAM protein, translating to MWRGRFYRYEPGRARKALPRYFSILAGEVEPIFFNARKVAVSFSEDAPLDDLWSAHAEGMDRLEDNDLTEVPEKSLLDLKAFIANRILESCTLCEIKCRVDRRKSIGYCRVRESLVASDFLHYGEEPELVPSYTVFFSGCNFRCVFCQNWDISQYRVGIEHPPEFMALKIEEAFRRGARNVNFVGGEPTPNLPFILETLRHVTVPIPVVWNSNMYMSEETMRLLDGVVDVYLADFKWGNNVCAKKYSGVSRYWEVVTRNFLLARKHLGAEFLIRHLVIPGHLECCTRPILKWIAENLGKDVRVNVMFQYRPEYRADRHPEINRELKEDEMQKASEMVEKLGFRNALVG from the coding sequence ATGTGGCGCGGGAGATTTTATAGGTACGAACCCGGAAGGGCGAGGAAGGCCCTACCCCGCTATTTCTCGATCCTCGCTGGGGAAGTCGAGCCGATATTTTTCAACGCGAGAAAGGTTGCGGTGAGCTTTAGCGAGGATGCTCCGCTCGACGACCTCTGGAGCGCTCACGCCGAGGGGATGGACAGGCTGGAGGACAACGACCTCACCGAGGTTCCTGAGAAGAGCCTTCTCGACCTCAAGGCGTTCATCGCCAACAGGATTCTGGAATCATGTACCCTCTGCGAGATAAAGTGCCGCGTTGACAGGAGGAAGAGCATCGGTTACTGTCGCGTCCGAGAGAGCCTCGTTGCGAGCGACTTCCTCCACTATGGGGAGGAACCTGAGCTGGTGCCGTCCTACACCGTCTTCTTCTCCGGTTGCAACTTCCGGTGCGTTTTCTGCCAGAACTGGGACATAAGTCAGTACCGCGTTGGGATTGAACATCCACCTGAGTTCATGGCTCTAAAAATCGAGGAGGCTTTTCGGAGGGGAGCCAGGAACGTTAACTTCGTCGGCGGCGAACCGACACCGAATCTGCCCTTCATCCTTGAGACCCTGAGGCACGTGACCGTTCCGATTCCCGTCGTCTGGAACTCTAACATGTATATGAGCGAGGAGACCATGAGGCTCCTCGACGGTGTGGTTGACGTTTATCTCGCCGATTTTAAATGGGGAAACAACGTCTGCGCCAAGAAGTACTCAGGGGTTTCAAGATACTGGGAAGTCGTGACGAGGAATTTCCTCCTCGCTAGGAAGCACCTTGGAGCGGAGTTCCTAATAAGGCACCTCGTGATCCCGGGACACCTCGAATGCTGCACGCGGCCAATACTGAAATGGATAGCCGAAAATCTCGGAAAGGACGTCAGGGTAAACGTTATGTTTCAGTACCGGCCGGAATACAGGGCGGATAGGCATCCTGAGATCAACAGGGAGCTTAAGGAGGATGAAATGCAGAAAGCCTCCGAGATGGTTGAGAAGTTAGGCTTTAGAAACGCCCTCGTGGGGTAA
- a CDS encoding ParB/RepB/Spo0J family partition protein, translated as MKRIRLITREEAWKRAERIKREYEAIYGIKFELEAAFIPLANVVPTQAALSEVKLLVVLQEIKHGYDAPIIVIPYAGKYYLLDGHHRAFALKKLGFESVEAIIIRPRGSFVPGVIKTTEKEGLKRLEDIKIVRD; from the coding sequence TTGAAACGGATAAGGCTGATAACCCGCGAAGAAGCGTGGAAACGGGCCGAGCGGATAAAACGGGAATACGAAGCAATTTACGGCATTAAATTTGAACTTGAGGCCGCGTTTATACCCCTCGCCAACGTTGTACCCACCCAAGCAGCGCTGAGCGAGGTAAAGCTCCTGGTCGTTCTCCAGGAGATAAAGCACGGCTATGATGCGCCGATTATAGTCATACCCTACGCGGGCAAGTACTACCTCCTAGATGGCCACCACAGGGCCTTCGCCCTGAAGAAGCTGGGATTTGAGAGCGTTGAGGCGATCATAATCCGGCCCAGGGGCAGTTTTGTGCCGGGCGTTATCAAAACAACGGAAAAAGAGGGACTAAAAAGGCTCGAAGATATTAAAATAGTGAGGGATTAG
- a CDS encoding adenylate kinase translates to MNILIFGPPGSGKSTHSRTITERYGLTYVSSGDMIRAEIERGSSLGKELQKYLARGELIPDTVVNTLIISRLRRDRRNFIIDGYPRTAEQVLALENYLYDHGMSIDVAIEISISKEESIERISGRRICSRCGAVYHLRYRPPKVPGKCDICGGKLVQREDDRPEIIGRRYDLYVRNMEPIIKFYKKQGVYVRIDGHGGINEVWERIRPLLDYIRNRESPSQGGSSAP, encoded by the coding sequence ATGAACATCCTCATATTCGGGCCTCCGGGAAGCGGCAAGTCCACCCACTCAAGGACCATAACCGAGCGCTACGGCCTGACGTACGTCTCCTCAGGGGATATGATACGTGCCGAGATAGAGCGCGGAAGCTCTCTCGGCAAGGAGCTGCAGAAGTACCTTGCGCGCGGGGAGCTGATACCGGACACCGTCGTAAACACTCTGATAATCTCCCGGCTGAGGCGCGACAGGAGAAACTTCATCATAGACGGTTATCCAAGAACTGCGGAACAGGTTCTGGCTCTCGAAAACTACCTCTACGACCACGGTATGAGCATAGACGTCGCCATAGAAATATCCATATCCAAGGAGGAGAGCATCGAGAGAATCTCTGGCAGGAGGATATGTTCGAGGTGCGGTGCCGTGTACCACCTGAGATACAGGCCCCCAAAAGTTCCCGGAAAATGCGACATCTGCGGTGGAAAACTGGTGCAGAGAGAGGACGACCGGCCGGAGATAATTGGAAGGCGCTACGACCTCTACGTGCGGAATATGGAGCCGATCATCAAGTTCTACAAAAAGCAGGGAGTGTACGTTAGAATAGACGGGCACGGCGGGATAAACGAGGTCTGGGAGAGGATAAGGCCCCTCTTGGACTACATCAGGAACCGGGAGTCCCCTTCCCAAGGAGGTTCATCAGCTCCTTGA
- a CDS encoding peptidase M54 has translation MEFIAFTYVGNFVKEEVIREVVFNVFEEANHFFEESDIPLRFLYIGKLKLEPGYLISLNTPEGKVRVYPLEALVDVLHAKLLNEIEERPDIKMNKIFALTTFPLVSRNPYFDFFEKFLGIHETRIGLRIMVLSMRPFEPPELSELLKKPGENGDRELLRSKLQLFKNRLLKGVLHEVGHSFGLGHCTNNCVMNSPSSMEEWDSRMLGYCDSCFISLRRAVEWSDLNLRD, from the coding sequence ATGGAGTTCATAGCCTTCACATACGTCGGGAACTTCGTGAAGGAGGAGGTCATAAGGGAGGTCGTGTTTAACGTATTTGAGGAGGCCAATCATTTCTTCGAGGAGAGCGATATCCCCCTGCGTTTTCTGTACATTGGGAAGCTCAAGCTTGAGCCAGGGTACCTGATAAGCCTGAACACCCCGGAAGGTAAGGTCAGAGTTTATCCCCTTGAGGCTCTGGTCGATGTCCTCCACGCCAAGCTTCTCAACGAGATAGAGGAGCGGCCAGACATCAAGATGAACAAGATATTTGCCCTGACGACCTTCCCTCTAGTCTCTCGCAATCCCTACTTCGATTTCTTCGAAAAGTTTCTTGGAATACACGAAACGCGGATTGGCCTCAGGATCATGGTGCTCTCGATGAGGCCTTTTGAACCCCCCGAGCTCTCGGAGCTCCTGAAGAAGCCTGGAGAGAATGGAGATAGAGAGCTTCTGAGGTCCAAGCTCCAGCTCTTCAAGAACCGCCTCCTCAAGGGGGTTCTCCACGAGGTCGGCCACAGCTTTGGCCTCGGTCACTGCACCAACAACTGCGTCATGAACTCGCCCTCTAGCATGGAGGAATGGGACTCTAGGATGCTCGGCTACTGCGATTCTTGCTTCATCAGCCTCAGGAGGGCCGTTGAGTGGTCCGACCTCAACCTCAGGGATTAA
- a CDS encoding single- stranded DNA-binding family protein, which translates to MRLSTGFVRASGYAYKVRRVLFALTRKKVDPREVVRAAGELNQKIFEKLQELGVEKSDVVRITVPFSIEDGTIKWDYEGLSIEVYRKSEEEKLAMAMEEIEEREKELERQIKELEELALRLRETSEKIVEKLEELKQEHTSLKLRAEE; encoded by the coding sequence ATGAGGCTGAGTACGGGATTCGTTCGTGCCTCTGGCTACGCCTATAAGGTGAGGCGCGTTCTCTTCGCACTGACGCGGAAGAAAGTCGACCCGAGAGAGGTCGTCAGGGCAGCGGGGGAGCTGAACCAGAAAATCTTCGAGAAGCTCCAGGAGCTCGGCGTTGAGAAGAGCGACGTCGTCAGGATAACGGTGCCGTTCAGTATTGAGGATGGGACTATCAAGTGGGACTACGAGGGGCTGAGCATTGAAGTCTACAGAAAGAGCGAGGAGGAAAAGCTCGCGATGGCCATGGAGGAAATCGAGGAGCGGGAGAAAGAGCTGGAGAGGCAGATAAAGGAGCTTGAGGAGCTGGCACTGCGGCTCAGGGAGACTAGCGAAAAGATAGTGGAGAAGCTGGAGGAGCTCAAGCAGGAGCACACCTCGCTGAAGCTCAGGGCGGAGGAGTGA
- the pyk gene encoding pyruvate kinase, with product MKLPSHKTKIVATIGPSSMNRKTIEAMIRAGLSVARINFAHGDLEQHAKTVEMVREVSERLNRPVAILGDLPGVKIRVGEILNGSVPLRRWQTVVLTTRDVVGTESEIPVEFKEFPKMVSKGDVIYLSDGFIALRVEDVRGQDVICKVLVGGTLFSHKGINVPKARMAIDAVTDRDLEFIEFAIEHGIDAVGISFVGSAYDVLKVRRFVEERKGSLFIIAKIERPDAVKNFDDILCAADGIMIARGDLGVEMPIEKLPVLQKKLIHKANVAGKPVITATQMLESMTDEKLPTRAEVTDVANAILDGTDAVMLSEETAVGKYPVDAVRMMARIAKTIEAYRDSQWSARIIEWKMTRWSEKGPKKGTIKDTIARSIIEALNSMDIKYILTPTRTGETARLISRFKPKQWVLAFATDEHVARSLMFSYGVYPFIVTETSEEEILRLIRGLGLVKENDPVLLTKGTPIGKTVGTNTIRIFTV from the coding sequence ATGAAGCTTCCGTCTCACAAAACTAAGATAGTTGCCACGATAGGTCCCTCCTCGATGAACAGAAAGACCATCGAGGCTATGATAAGGGCTGGATTAAGCGTCGCGAGGATAAACTTCGCCCACGGCGACCTTGAACAGCACGCAAAGACTGTCGAGATGGTGAGGGAGGTCTCTGAGAGGCTCAACCGTCCGGTGGCGATCCTCGGAGACCTTCCCGGGGTCAAAATCCGAGTTGGGGAGATACTCAACGGCTCCGTACCGCTGAGGCGGTGGCAGACGGTGGTTCTGACGACGAGGGACGTCGTTGGGACCGAGAGTGAGATACCAGTGGAGTTCAAAGAGTTTCCAAAAATGGTGTCTAAAGGGGACGTCATATACCTGAGTGATGGATTCATAGCGTTAAGGGTGGAGGACGTTCGGGGTCAGGACGTTATCTGCAAGGTTCTCGTGGGGGGAACCCTCTTCTCCCACAAGGGCATCAACGTGCCGAAGGCGAGGATGGCGATAGACGCCGTGACCGACAGGGATTTGGAGTTCATCGAATTCGCGATTGAACATGGCATTGACGCCGTCGGTATAAGCTTCGTCGGCTCGGCCTATGATGTTCTCAAGGTTAGGAGATTTGTGGAGGAGCGGAAGGGGAGTCTCTTCATAATCGCAAAGATAGAAAGGCCGGACGCCGTGAAGAACTTTGACGACATACTCTGTGCCGCCGATGGGATAATGATAGCCAGGGGCGACCTCGGTGTTGAAATGCCCATCGAGAAGCTCCCCGTCCTTCAGAAGAAGCTCATACACAAGGCCAACGTTGCCGGAAAACCCGTGATAACCGCCACCCAGATGCTGGAGAGTATGACTGATGAGAAGCTGCCAACGAGGGCTGAGGTCACCGATGTGGCAAACGCGATCCTCGACGGAACGGACGCTGTGATGCTTTCAGAGGAAACTGCCGTTGGAAAGTATCCCGTCGATGCGGTTAGGATGATGGCAAGAATAGCCAAGACGATAGAGGCATACAGGGACTCCCAGTGGTCCGCGCGTATTATCGAATGGAAGATGACCCGCTGGAGTGAGAAGGGCCCGAAGAAGGGCACGATAAAGGACACGATAGCCAGGAGCATCATAGAGGCGCTTAACTCGATGGACATCAAGTACATACTCACCCCAACTAGAACCGGAGAGACGGCAAGGCTCATATCGCGCTTCAAGCCGAAGCAGTGGGTTCTGGCATTCGCCACCGACGAACACGTTGCAAGGAGTCTGATGTTCTCGTACGGTGTCTACCCCTTCATCGTCACTGAGACCAGCGAGGAGGAGATACTGCGTCTCATACGCGGGCTGGGGCTGGTCAAAGAGAACGACCCCGTTCTTCTGACCAAGGGGACGCCGATAGGAAAGACCGTTGGAACGAACACCATAAGGATATTCACGGTTTGA
- a CDS encoding class I SAM-dependent methyltransferase translates to MAEYFDRIAGRYDDWYRTKTGMYVDRIEKWLVFSMLQSKSGKALDLGCGTGNYTLELKKRGFDVIGLDASEGMLGVARSKGLSCIKGDAYSLPFPDESFDLVLSVTMFEFLHEPEKAVAEINRVLKPGGEVLIATMNGRSAWFFFKRLKSLFVETAYRYARFYTPTELEGLLRNEGFVDVESAGVIYFPSFWPFFTLAERVDRKFHRRCKDIAAFIAVRGVKP, encoded by the coding sequence ATGGCGGAGTACTTCGACAGAATAGCCGGCAGATACGATGACTGGTACAGAACAAAAACCGGAATGTATGTTGACAGGATTGAGAAGTGGCTCGTCTTTTCCATGCTGCAGTCGAAATCAGGAAAGGCCCTCGACCTCGGCTGCGGGACGGGCAACTACACACTCGAACTGAAGAAGAGGGGCTTCGACGTGATCGGCCTGGATGCCAGTGAGGGCATGCTTGGGGTGGCACGCTCCAAGGGGCTGAGCTGCATAAAAGGAGACGCCTACTCCCTCCCCTTTCCCGACGAAAGTTTTGACCTCGTGCTGAGCGTCACGATGTTCGAGTTCCTTCATGAGCCCGAGAAAGCAGTGGCCGAGATAAACCGCGTTCTGAAGCCCGGTGGAGAGGTTCTTATAGCGACGATGAACGGACGGAGTGCGTGGTTCTTCTTCAAACGGCTGAAGAGCCTGTTCGTGGAGACCGCTTACAGATACGCCCGCTTTTACACCCCCACCGAGCTTGAAGGCCTGCTCAGGAATGAGGGGTTCGTTGATGTAGAAAGCGCGGGAGTGATATACTTCCCGTCGTTCTGGCCCTTCTTCACACTGGCCGAGAGGGTTGACAGGAAGTTTCATAGACGTTGCAAGGACATTGCGGCTTTTATAGCGGTCAGGGGCGTGAAGCCTTGA